In Pseudoxanthobacter soli DSM 19599, the sequence GCAGGTCGCGAGCGTGCCGACCGAGGTGAGGCCGGCCTCCGTCAGCTTCGCGGCGGCGGCCTTGCCGATGCCGGGCAGGATCGTCACCGGCTTCGGCGCGAGGAACAGCGGCGCCTCGGCGCGGCCGATGACGAAGAAGCCGCGCGGCTTGTTCACGTCCGAGGCGATCTTCGCCAGGAACTTGGCATAGGATAGCCCGACCGAGACGGTGATGCCGATCTCCCGCTCGACCTGCCGGGCGAACCGCGCCAGCACCTCGGCGGGGCTGGCGCCGTGCAGCCTTTCGGTGCCGGAGAGATCGAGGAACGCCTCGTCGATGGAGAGCGGCTCCACCAGCGGGGTGAGCGCCAGCATCATCGCGCGGACCTGGCGGCCGACGGCGGCGTATTTCTCCATGTCCGGGCGGATGATGACGGCGTCCGGGCAGAGTTCGCGGGCCTTGTAGGTCGGCATCGCCGAGCGCACGCCGTGGATGCGCGCGATGTAGCAGGCGGTGGCCACCACGCCGCGCCGCCCGGCGCCGCCCACGATCAGCGGCTTGTCGCGCAGGCTCGGATCGTCGCGCTTCTCGATGGTGGCGTAAAAGGCATCGCAATCGATGTGGGCGATGGCGAGCGCGTCGAGCTCGGGATGGGCGAGCAGGCGCGGGCTGCCGCACATGGCGCAGCGCGACGCGCCCGGCGGATTGCGGCGGCCGCAATCCCGGCAGAGGCTTCCGCCGTCTCCCTTCGCCGCACCCTCAGCCACGTCGACACCGCCTCCTTCTCCGGGACGGACCCGCGATCTTGTCCGGGACGGACCCGCTTCCTTGCCCGGGACGGACCCGCGTTGCCCGCGCTCAGGATTCCGGGCGGTGGAGCGAGAACCGGTATTCCGTCACATGGCGGTAGAGATCGCCCGGGGCGAGCGCCGGCGAGGGGAAGCCGACCTGGTTCGGCCCGTCCGGGAAGCGCTGGGTTTCGAGGCACAGCCCGGCATGGGGAAAGTGGCGCGCGCCGTCGAGGCCGGCGGGTTCCGGCCCGAGGAAGCCGCCGTCGAACACCTGGAGGCCGGGCTCCGTGGTCCAGACATCGAGGGAAAGGCCCGTGCGGGGCGAACGCAGGGTGGCGGCGTGGGCGAGGCCCTCGGCCGTGGTGCCGTCGTCGCCGTGGCGGTCGAGCACGAAATTGATGTCGTATTCCGCGCCGCCTTCGCCCCACCAGCGGACCGGCCGCGCGGTGCGGAAGTCGTAGGGCGTATCGATCACCGGCGCGATCTCGCCGGTCGGGATCAGCGTCTCGTCGACCGGGGTGTAGTGGCCGGCATTGATCGCGAGATCGAGGTCGCGCACCGAGCCGCCGGGCTCGAGGGTGAAATAGGAGTGGTGCGCCATGTTGACGATGGTCGGCGCATCGGTTTCGGCCGTCATCTCCACCCGGAGCGTGCCGGGATCGAGCAGCGTGTAGGTGCAGCGCGCCGTCACGGTGCCGGGATAGCCCTCCTCGCCGGCGGGCGAGACGAGTTCGAGGGTGACGGCGTTCGCCGCGCGGGAGACGACCCGCCACGGCCGGTGCGAGAAGCCGCGGAAACCGCCGTGCAGGTGGTTGCGGCCGGCCTCGTTGAGCGACAGGCTGTGCTCGCTGCCTTCGAGCGAAAACCGGCCCGCGCGGATGCGGTTGGCATGGCGGCCCGCGGTCGCGCCGAAATAGGTCGGGTTGGTGCGATAGAGGTCGATGTCGCCGAAGCCGAGCACGACGCGCTGCACGCCGCCGCCGGGCGCGGGGACCTTGAGGTCGCGCAACGTGGCGCCGTGGTCGAGCACGGTCGCGGTCGCGCCGCTCGCCGTCGACAGCACGATCTCCTCGATGGCCGCCGTCTCCGTCCGATGCTGCAGGGTCATGGGCACATCCTCCCGCCGGATCGCGTAGGGTTGTTCTGGGGATCGTGTGTGTGTCGTGAGGCTTGCGGCACGCGGGGCTTCCGGCGCTCGACGGGGATCGTGCCGCCCAATGCCGTCCGCGGTCAAGCAATCGTGAGCCCCGCGGCGGCCGCGTCTCAGTCGAGCGGCCGTGTCGCGATCATGCCGCCGGACCGAGATGCGCGACGACGCGGTCGAACACGGCGTGGAACATCGCGGGCGTCAGCCGGCCGGTGTTGGTGTTGTAGCGGCTGCAGTGATAGCTGTCGAACAGCGTGAGGCCGCCGGGCAGGAGGTGCTCGGCGCCGTGGGCGAAGGCGTGTCGCGAGCCGGGAACGCCCACCGCCTTCAGGAACGAGTCGTGGGCGATCCGACCAAGCGCGACCACCGCTTTCAGCCCCGCATAGCCGGCGATGGTGCCGGTGAGGAACGGCCGGCAGGTGTTGATCTCCGCCGGGGTCGGCTTGTTCTCCGGCGGCACGCAGCGCACGGCGTTGGTGATGGCGGTGCGCACGAGGCGAAGGCCGTCGTCCGGCCGGGCCTCGAAGCGGCCGGCGGCGAGCCCCCGCGCGATCAGCGTGGAGTAGAGCAGGTCGCCGGCATAGTCGCCCGTGAACGGCCGCCCGGTGCGATTGGCCCCGCGCAGCCCCGGCGCGAGGCCGACGATCAGAAGCTCGATGTCCTCGCCTTCGAACGTGCGCACGGGCGCGTTGAACCACGACGGCTCGCGCGCGCGCCATTCGTCCCGGAACGCCGCGAGGCGCGGGCAGAGCGGACAATCGCGGGAGGGTTCCGTCGGCAGCGGTCCGCCCGGCAGCGATCCGCCGGATGGGACGGCCGTCGTGCGCGGCGAGCGCACCCGCGTCCGGACGGGCGCGGCAGACGCGGCGGCGGCACGCGCCACGCTCAGATGTCCTCGGGGTCCGCGTCGCGGGCGAAGCGGTCCTGCCGCTCGGCGGCCCGGGCGGCGCGCTCGCCGGGATCGCGGCCGATGCGGGATTCGAGATGGGCGAGTTCGATGAAATGGTCGGCCTGCCGGCGCAGGTCGTCGGCGATCATCGGTGGCTGGGTCGTCAGGGTCGACACCACGCTGACCTTGCGGCCGCGACGCTGGATCGCCTCGACCAGCGAGCGGAAGTCGCCGTCGCCGGAGAACAGCACGAAGTGATCGACATGCTCGACCGCTTCCATGGCATCGACCGCGAGCTCGATGTCCATGTTGCCCTTCACTTTGCGGCGGCCGGTCTGGTCGACGAACTCCTTCACCGGCTTGGTGACGACCTTGTAGCCGTTATAGTCGAGCCAGTCGATCAGCGGGCGGATCGAAGAATATTCCTGATCTTCGACAAGCGCGGTATAATAGTATGCGCGAAGCAGATAGCCACGCGACTTGAATTCCTCGAGCAGTCTGCGATAATCGATGTCGAATCCCAGCGTCTTCGCGGTTCCGTAGAGATTGGCGCCGTCAATGAACAGCGCGATCTTCTCGCGGGAATCGAACGACAGGGGATCCTTGGGGGAGCGGAGCATATAATTTCACCAATTGTGGCCGGGAAGTTCAGTCGGCCTGTTCGAATATCTGGCCACGCACGGGTCGCCTGAAAACGGTCCGGCCTGCGTTCCTTCAAAAAGCCCCGGCTGGACGGTGCCGCCTTCCCCCCAGAAGGCGGCGACCTCAGGCAGCGATGCTCGCTTACCGGCCGGCCCGTTGAAATGACTGATCTTCAAACGCAGGGAATCGCTTCCAAATCGCGGCGCGCTTGCCTTTCGGTGGCGCGCCCCCTATTGAGGATTACTCGTCCCTAGGAATTGGAGTCAACCGATGGCCCGCGTGACCGTCGAGGATTGTATCGACAAAGTCGAGAACAGATTCGAGCTGGTCCTCCTCGCCAGCCACCGTTCCCGCATGATTTCGAGCGGCTCGCCCCTCACGATCGATCGCGACAACGACAAGAATCCGGTGTGCGCCCTGCGCGAGATCGCCGACGAATCCATCCAGCCGGAAGATCTGAAGGAAGATCTGATCCACTCGCTGCAGAAATATGTCGAAGTCGACGAGCCGGAATCGGAGATCGTTCCGCTCGTGGCGTCTGGCGGGGCCGACCCCGACGACGACACCAACCCGTCCTTCGACCGCATCTCGGAAGAAGAGCTGCTCAAGGCCCTCGAGGGCCTGGTGCCGCCGGAAAAGACCGAAGACATCTGATCGCTGCCTGAAAAGGTGGGGTCCCGGCGGACGGCTCGTCGCTTCGGACCCGGCCTCGTGTCGAAAGGGCGGCCGGCATCGGATGATGCCGGCCGCTTTCCTTGGACCCCTCCGGCGGACAGGTTCCGGCGTCGCCTCCAGGCGACCCGGCGAGACGCGGCGATGACGCCGCCCGCGGGATGGGTGTGATCAATCTGCCGGCCTTTGGATCGCTGCGGCCATGATGCGACAATACGAACTCGTCGAACGGGTGATGCGTTACAACCCGAATGCCGACGAGGCGTTGCTGAACAAGGCCTACGTCTACGCGATGCAGAAGCACGGGGCGCAGAAGCGTGCCTCGGGCGATCCCTACATCTCGCATCCGCTCGAAGTCGCGGCCATCCTGACCAACATGCGGCTGGATGACGCCACCATCGCCGTAGCTCTGCTCCACGACACCATCGAGGATACCGACGCGACGCGCGCCGAGATCGACCAGATGTTCGGTGTGGAGATCGGCAAGCTCGTCGACGGCCTCACCAAGATCAAGCGTCTCGACCTGATCACCCGCCGCGCCAAGCAGGCGGAGAATTTCCGCAAGCTCTTGCTCGCGGTCGCGGACGACGTGCGCGTGCTGCTCGTCAAGCTCGCCGACCGCCTGCACAACATGCGCACGCTGCACTTCATGTCCGGCGACAAGCGCGGCCGCATCGCCGAAGAGACCATGGAAATCTATGCCCCGCTCGCCGGGCGCATGGGCATGCAGGCGATGCGCGAGGAGCTGGAAGACCTCGCCTTCCGCAACCTCAATCCGGAGGCGGCCGCCACCATCGGCGAGCGGCTGGACGCGCTCTCGAAGCGCAACGAGGGCCTGATCGGCGAGATCGAGGCGGACCTGACCCGCCGGCTGACCGAACACGGCATCGCGGCCGAGGTGAAGGGGCGCCAGAAGCGGCCCTATTCGATCTTCTCGAAGATGCAGCGCAAGTCGGTCGCCTTCGAGCAATTGTCCGACATCTACGGCTTCCGGGTGCTGGTGCCGGCCGTGGAGGACTGCTACCGCGCGCTCGGCGTGGTGCACACCACCTGGCCGACGGTGCCGGGACGCTTCAAGGACTATATCTCCACCCCGAAGCAGAACGATTACCGCTCGCTTCACACGACCGTCGTCGGGCCGAGCCGGCAGCGCGTGGAACTCCAGATCCGCACGCCGGAAATGCACCGCGTCGCCGAATACGGCATCGCCGCCCACGCGCTCTACAAGGACGGCAAGACCGGCGGCCGCAACATCACCAAGGGCACCGAGGAAAGCCGCGCCTATGAATGGCTGCGGCGGACCATCGACCTTCTGAGCGAGGGGGACACCCCGGAAGAGTTCCTCGAGAACACCAAGCTCGAGCTGTTCCACGATCAGGTGTTCTGCTTCACGCCGAAGGGCCGGCTGATCGCGCTGCCGCGCGGGGCGACGCCCATCGATTTCGCCTATGCGGTTCATACCGACGTCGGCAACACCTGCGTCGGCTGCAAGATCAACGGCCGCGTGATGCCGCTGATGACGACGCTGGCGAACGGCGACGAGGTGGAGATCGTGCGCTCCAAGGCGCAGACCCCGCCGGCCGCGTGGGAGCAGATCGCCGTCACCGGCAAGGCGCGGGCCGCCATCCGGCGCGCGACCCGCGAGGCGGTGCGGCGTCAGTACGGCGGTCTCGGCCGGCACATCCTGGAGCGGGCGTTCGAGCGCGCCGGCCGGCCGCTTTCGGCCGACCTGCTGGAGGGCGCGGTGGCCCGGCTCGGCCAGTCCAACATGGCGGACCTTCTTGCCGCGGTCGGCCGCGGCGAGGTCAATTCCGAGGACGTGCTGAAGGCGGTCCATCCCGACTACCAGATCGATCCCGATCTCGCCCGGCACCGGGCCGCGCGGTCGGTGGCGACGAGCGACGGAATGCCGGTCGGGGAAGAGGGCAAGTCCGCTTCGCTGCCGATCCGGGGCCTCGAAGGCGACCTGCCGGTGCGGTTCGCGCCCGACGGCGGCGCGGTGCCGGGCGACCGCATCGTCGGCATCCTGACCCCCGGGGAAGGCGTGACGATCTATCCGATCCAGTCGCCCTCGCTGAAGGCGTTCGACGACGAGCCGGACCGCTGGTTCGACGTGCGCTGGGAGATCGATCCGGATTCCAACGAGCGCTTCCCGGCGCGCATCATGGTTTCGGCCATCAATGAGCCCGGATCGCTCGCCAACATCGCGCAGGCTGTCGGCGAAACCCACGGCAATATCGACAACATCAAGATGGTGCGCCGGGGCAACGATGCCCACGACATGATGATCGACCTCGAAGTGTTCGACCTGAAGCATCTCAACCGCATCATTTCGCAGGTGCGCGTGCTGCCGACGGTCACCAACGTGGTCAGGGTCAACGGCTGAACGGCCGACGGCGGTTGCCGCCGTTCCGGCGGGGCCGATTTCCATCAACAGGACTGGACGGAGTTTGGGATGACGCGTGACGAGGTGCTCGGCGTGTTCCGCTCATGCGGGGCGATCCTTGAAGGCCATTTCATTCTGAGTTCCGGCCTGAGGAGCCCGGTGTTCCTGCAGAAGGCGCGCGTCTTCATGCATCCGCCCGCGACCGAGACGCTCTGCAAGGCGCTGGCCGAGCGCGTGCGGGCCGAAGTGCCCGGCCCGATCGACTATCTGATCGGCCCCGCCGTCGGCGGCATCATTCCCGCCTACGAGACCGCCCGCCACATGGGCGTGCCGGCGGTGTGGGTCGAGCGCGAGGACGGCAAGTTCCGGCTGCGGCGGTTCGAGGTGGCGCCGGGCAGCCGCGTCGTCATCATCGAGGACATCGTCACGACCGGCCTCTCGATCCGCGAGACGGTGGAAGCCGCCCGCGCCATCGGGCTGGAGGTGGTGGCGGCGGCCTGCCTGATCGACCGGTCGGCCGGAAAGGCCGATGTCGGCGTGCCGCTGGTGGCGCTTGCGCAATACGAGGTGCCGGCTTATTCACCCGACGCGCTGCCGCCGGAACTGGCCGCCATTCCGGCGGTTAAGCCCGGCAGCCGCGGCCTGGCGTGACGGGCAGGCCGTGCGCGACGGCACGGCCGTTCAGCCCGCCGAGATGCCTCAACCTGCAAGCCCCGGGTGATCGTCCTTGCTGTTTCGCCGCCGCGAGCCCCTGAACTGGAAGCAGCGCCTCCGGGTTGCCGCGTGGCCGGCGCGGTCGTGGCGGCGGTCGTTCTATTATATGGTGAAGCGGATCCTGCGGCTCAGAGCCTCGCCGCACGCCATCGCCATCGGCACGGCCGCGGGCGTGTTCGTGTCGTGCACGCCGTTCCTGGGCTTCCACATCCTGCTCGCCACCGCCTTCACCTATCTGGTGGCCGGCAACGTGATCGCGGCGGTGATCGCGACGTGGTTCGGCAATCCGATCACGTTCCCGATCATCTGGGCCTCGACCTACAAGCTCGGGCGCTTCATGCTCGGGCAGTCCGGCACCGAAACGCCGTTCCACGTCTCCGACCTCTCCGCCAAGCTCTCCACCTATTCGCTGCGCACGATCTGGCCGATCATCGAGCCGATGATCGTGGGCTCGGTGCCGATCGGCATCGGCTGCGGGCTCGTGACCTATATCGCGACGCGCATCGCGGTGGCCGAGTTCCGCAAGCGTCAGGAGGCGCGCCTCAGAGCGCGGCGCGAGGCCGCGAGCGCGAAGATCCGGGCGGAAGTCGTCGCCGGCATCGGCAAGAGGCCGTCATGAAGGGGCCGTCATGATCATCGGTATCGGGTCGGACATCATCGACATCCGCCGCATCGAGCGCACGCTGGAGCGGTTCGGCACGCGGTTCACCAACCGGGTGTTCACCGGCGTCGAACAGCGCAAGTCCGACGGCCGGGCCGAGCGGGCGGCCTCCTATGCCAAGCGCTTCGCGGCCAAGGAGGCCTGTTCCAAGGCGCTCGGGACGGGCATCCGCATGGGCGTCGCGTGGCGGGAGATGGGCGTCGTCAACCGGCCGAGCGGGCAGCCGACCATGGTGCTGACCGGAAGCGCCGCCGACAGGCTGGCCGCGCTGACGCCGCCGGGCTTCGTCGCCCGCATCGACCTGACCATGACCGACGAGCCGCCGATGGCCCAGGCCTTCGTGGTGATCTCCGCGTGGCCGGAGGACTGGCCGCGGCGGTGATATTGGGGCCGGCGGCGGGCGGCGCGGCGGTTTTGTTGCGATTCAAGGGGCGAGGCTTTAAGTAGGGCTCATCCCGGGCGAGCGTTGCTGCATCGAGCCGGAGCGCGATGGCCGGCGACGGGCCCATCGCTGTGCGGGCAACGGGTTGAAGGCGGCAAGGCCGCCTGGACGGCGCGGCCCCGCAGCAAGGGAACCGCGATGGGAACCGCGGGAAAAGGCTGAGCGCTGTGGCAAGCGACAAATCTGCGAGTGAGAAGTTGGCAACGCAAAAGGCCGAAAAGCAGGGCGGTATCTGGGATACCGTCAAGATCGTCATCCAGGCGCTGCTGCTTGCGCTCGTCGTCCGGACGTTCCTGTTCCAGCCGTTCAACATCCCGTCCGGCTCGATGATGGACACGCTGCTGATCGGCGACTACATCTTCGTGTCGAAATATTCCTACGGATACAGCCGCTATTCGTTCCCGTTCGGCATCGTGCCGTTCTCGGGGCGCATCATGGGGTCCGAGCCGAAGCGCGGCGACGTCGTGGTGTTCAAGCTGCCGACGGACAACTCGACCGACTACATCAAGCGCGTGATCGGCCTGCCCGGCGACCGCATCCAGATGAAGGGCGGCGTGCTCTACATCAACGACGTGGCGGTGCCGCGCGTGGCCGACGGCACCTATGACGATACCGACCAGTTCGGCGTCGAGCGCCAGATCCAGCGCTACCGCGAGACGCTGCCGAACGGCGTGAGCTACGACACGCTCGACCTCGACCCGAACGGCTTCTGGGACAACACCCAGGTCTACAACGTGCCGCCCGGCCACTATTTCATGATGGGCGACAACCGCGACAATTCCAGCGACAGCCGCGTGCTGGACCATGTCGGCTACGTGCCGTTCGAGAATCTGGTCGGCAAGGCGGAGATGATCTTCTTCTCGGTCGACGGCGATCAGGGCGCCTGGAAGATCTGGAAGTGGCCCACCGACGTGCGCTGGGGACGGATCTTCACGCTGCTATGAGCCCGCTCAACGAACGCCGGATCGCGGCGCTGGAAGCCCGGCTCGGCCACCGCTTCTCGGACCCGGCCCTGATCGGCCGGGCCCTGACGCATCCGAGCGCCGTCACCGGCGCGTCCGTCGGAACGGCGAGCTACCAGCGGCTGGAATTCCTCGGCGACCGCGTGCTCGGGCTCGCCGTCGCCGAGATGCTGCACGAGGCCTATCCGGCCGCGGACGAGGGCGAACTCGCCCGGCGGCTGAACCAGCTCGTGCGGCGCGAGACCTGCGCGGCGGTCGCGGTCGAGCTCGGGCTCGATCAGGCGATGCTGGTCGGCGCGGGCGAGGCCCAGGGCGGCGGACGCAGGAAGGTCGCGATCCTCGGCGACGTGTGCGAGGCGGTGCTGGCGGCCGTTTATCTCGACGCTGGCTTCGAGGTGGCGCGGACGCTGGTGAAGACGCTCTGGGGCCCGCGGATGCGCGAGGCGCTGATGGCGCCGCGCGATGCCAAGACGACGCTGCAGGAATGGGCGCAGGGCCGGGGACTGCCGACGCCGGTCTATACCGAGGTCGAAAGGTCCGGCCCGGACCACGCGCCGGTGTTCACGATCCTCGTCACGGTCGACGGCATCGCACCGGCCGAGGCGCGCGGCAAATCGAAACGCGAGGCGGAGCAGACCGCGGCTGCGGCCGTGCTGGTCCGCGAAGGAATCTGGTCGGAGAACCGAAGTGGCGCCTGACGACGAAGACGATGCCCTGCCGCACGCAGCCGGCACCCCCGCGGAGACGGCCGGCGAGGGCGAGACGCGCTGCGGCTTCGTCGCGCTGATCGGCGCGCCGAACGCCGGCAAGTCGACGCTCGTCAACGCGCTGGTCGGCGCCAAGGTCTCCATCGTCACCCACAAGGTGCAGACGACGCGCGCGCTGGTGCGCGGCATCGCGCTGGTCGGACCCGCGCAGATCGTGTTCGTCGACACGCCCGGCATCTTCCGCCCGAAGCGGCGGCTCGACCGCGCCATGGTCTCGACCGCCTGGGGTGGCGCGAAGGACGCCGATCTCGTGGCGGTGCTGGTCGATTCCCGCAAGGGCATCGACGAGGAGGTCGAGGCGATCCTCGCCTCCCTCGCCGACGTGCACCTGCCGAAGGTGCTGATCCTCACCAAGATCGACGTCGTGAAGCGCGACAGCCTGCTGGCGCTGACCCAGGCGGTGAACGAGAAGGCGCGCTTCGAGCGCACCTTCATGGTCTCGGCGGTGACGGGCAGCGGCGTCGAAGACGTGCTCGCCTATTTCGCCGGCGCGGTGCAGCCCGGCCCCTGGCTCTATCCGGAAGACCAGATTTCCGACCTTCCGATGCGCCAGCTCGCGGCCGAGATCACCCGCGAGAAGATGATGCTGCGGCTGCACGAGGAGCTGCCCTACGCCTCCACGGTCGAGACCGAGCAGTGGAAGGACGTGAAGGGCGGCGCGGTGCGCATCGAGCAGACCATCTTCGTCGAGCGCGACAGCCAGAAGAAGATCGTGCTCGGCAAGGGCGGCCAGACCATCAAGGCGATCTCGCAGGGCGCGCGCGAGGAGATCGCGGCGATCCTCGAGCGGCCGGTGCATCTGTTCCTGTTCGTGAAGGTGCGCGACAGCTGGTCGGACGATCCCGAGCGCTACCGCGAGATGGGGCTCGAATTCCCGGAGTGACGCCGGGCAGTCAGGACGGCCGGCGATGGAATGGCGGGACGAGGGCATCGTGCTTTCCACCCGGCCCCTCGGGGAGGGTGCGGTCGTCGCCGAGCTGATGACCGCCGCCCACGGCCGCCATGCGGGTCTGGTGCGGTCTGGCCGCTCCAAGCGGATGCAGCCCGTGCTCCAGCCGGGCAACACCGTCGCCTGTGTGTGGCGCGCGCGGCTCGACGACCAGCTCGGTACCTATTCCTCCGTCGAGCCGGTGGTCTCGCGGGCCGCGCGGCTGATCGAAAGCGCGGTGGCGAGCTTCGGCATCCTCACCCTCTGCCGCCACCTGTCGCTGCTGCCTGAGCGCGACCCCCACCGCGGGCTCTACGACGCGTTCGCCATCGTGCTCGACCACCTCGACGAGCCGTCCCATGCCGGGCCGCTGATGGTGCGCTTCGAACTGGCGCTGCTGGAGGAACTGGGCTTCGGCCTCGATCTCAGCCGCTGCGCCGCGACCGGCACACTCGCGGACCTGACCCACGTTTCGCCGCGCACCGGGCGGGCCGTGAGCCGGGCGGCGGCCGAACCCTATCTCGACCGCCTGCTGCCGCTGCCGCGCTTCCTGGTGGATCGCGGCATGAACGCCGATCCCGATGCGGACGACATCCGCGCCGGTCTGCGGCTCACCGGTCATTTCATCGACGCCCACCTCAACGCGCCGCGCGGCATCGAGATGCCGATGGTGCGCGAGCAGTTCCTGTCGGCGCTCGAACGGGCCGCCGCCCGCGACCGGCGTCTCGAACCATGAAAGCCGGCGACGGACAATCGAGCGACGGACAAACGAGCGACGGACCTGCACGGGCGGAATGGCGCGCGGATGTCGATGCGCTCGCCTTCCGCCCGGCCGGCCATGCAGGCCTCTGCATGGTCCACAGGCTTGCCTTCCGCGTGCTCGTCGGCCCCTCGGCCGCACCGGAGGACTGCCTCGCCCTGTTCGCCGGGCAGCGGGCGGCGTTCGAGACGGCGGCGGCGGCCAAGATCGCGCGCCGCACGCTGGCGCCCGAGGCCAACTTCCATCTGGACAGCCGCGACATCCGGGCCGCCCTGGCCGGCGAGAACCGCCGGGACGGCGGCGCCAGCTCCTGCGTGGCGAAGTGGGGCCGCAGGCCCTGACCGGGCGCGGGCGCCCCGTGCCGGCGATTGCCAGCGTGAACGGGGCGGCCTACACTGCGCCGTCCGATATATTTGCCAGCGAAATTATAGGCTTACAGATGAAAGTGCAGAAGCTCGCCGTGCTGTCGGCCTTCCTGGCGGCGCCGTTCGCGATTTCGGCCCCCGCGCAGGCCGCCCCCGCCGTTCACTGCGCCTCCAACAGCCTCTATCTCGTCGCTGCGGTGGAACGGCAGGACTCGGTCGGCGAGCGGCTGATCGTGAAAAACAACGCTGCCGGCGCCAAGGCGGCCTGCAACGCGAAGATCGGCAAGTCGGACTTCGTGATCGGCTCCAAGGACGGCGAGGACGACGACGCCTATTATCTGCTGCGGCTCGAAGGCAAGTACCTGCTGATCGACGACGGGACCGGCCCGGACAGGACGCTGTTGATCTACGACCTCAGCCGCAAGGCGCGCGTGTTCACGGCGGGCTATTCGGAGGAGGACTTCGACGCCGACAGCAAGAGCGCCTCGTTCTGGATGAGCACCGAGCAGAAGCCGACCAAGCAGAACTGCAAGGACCTCGCCGAGATCAAGAAGAACGACCTGACGCCGGCCATCGAGATCCGCGCCACGTTCGACTTCACGACCGGCACCCTGTCGAAATCGACCCAGGCGCGCTGCGTCGCTCATCAGTAGAGCGGGCGGGCCGAGGCTTGCGGCGTCGCCTTTTTCCGAAAGCTGGCTCCCACTTCTCGGTCCAATGCTCCCGGTTCTGGCTGCGCATCGGATTTCCCGAAAACGGGTCCCACTTTTCGGTCCGATGCGGTAACGTGACGGCGACGACCGGTTCCGCAAGGATCAAAAGGGAACGCCGAAGGGAAGAGGCAGGCCTCGCGCCTGCCGGAGCCCCAGCGGCGGCTGCCCCCGCAACTGTGAACGGCGAGCCCGCCATCGCGAAACGGCCACTGGCATTCGTGCCGGGAAGGCCTGATGGCGGGCGATGACCCGTGAGCCAGGAGACCTGCCGGACGTCAGAAACCACCGACCGGGCGGGGTGTCCGGAGTGCGTCGCGGGTGGCACCGAAGGCTGGTTTTAGCGGCTTCCGGTGCACGATGTGGCCTCTCTCTCCTCAACCGGCTGTCTCTGCATTTGCCATGAGGAGAGAGCCAATGGCCTTCCATCAGACTTCCTCCGGTGCCGCGGCACCGGCGACGACCTCGCTGAGCATCGCCGTCCAGGCCGGCCTTGCCGTGCTGCTCGGCATCCTGATCCTCGGCACCGTGGGCTTTTCCCACGTCGAGGCCTTCCACAACGCCGCGCACGACACCCGCCACGCCAACGCCTTCCCCTGCCACTGAGGCAAGGCGCAGATGTCGATTTTCCGTTCGATCGTCTTCAC encodes:
- a CDS encoding DNA polymerase IV, which produces MAEGAAKGDGGSLCRDCGRRNPPGASRCAMCGSPRLLAHPELDALAIAHIDCDAFYATIEKRDDPSLRDKPLIVGGAGRRGVVATACYIARIHGVRSAMPTYKARELCPDAVIIRPDMEKYAAVGRQVRAMMLALTPLVEPLSIDEAFLDLSGTERLHGASPAEVLARFARQVEREIGITVSVGLSYAKFLAKIASDVNKPRGFFVIGRAEAPLFLAPKPVTILPGIGKAAAAKLTEAGLTSVGTLATCDPADLFRLVGSQAMRLARFARGEDDRSVTPDAPRKSIGAETTFSDDISDPVVLSALLRTLSEKASRRLKAGGLAGWTVTLKLKTPDFRQVTRARRLSDPTCLADRIHRIAVDLLSKEPRRAYRLIGVTVSDLVDDTAADPPDLVDTAQEKRARAERAMDAIRARFGKEAVETGLTFTHLPREKPPRR
- a CDS encoding aldose epimerase family protein gives rise to the protein MTLQHRTETAAIEEIVLSTASGATATVLDHGATLRDLKVPAPGGGVQRVVLGFGDIDLYRTNPTYFGATAGRHANRIRAGRFSLEGSEHSLSLNEAGRNHLHGGFRGFSHRPWRVVSRAANAVTLELVSPAGEEGYPGTVTARCTYTLLDPGTLRVEMTAETDAPTIVNMAHHSYFTLEPGGSVRDLDLAINAGHYTPVDETLIPTGEIAPVIDTPYDFRTARPVRWWGEGGAEYDINFVLDRHGDDGTTAEGLAHAATLRSPRTGLSLDVWTTEPGLQVFDGGFLGPEPAGLDGARHFPHAGLCLETQRFPDGPNQVGFPSPALAPGDLYRHVTEYRFSLHRPES
- a CDS encoding uracil-DNA glycosylase, which codes for MPGGPLPTEPSRDCPLCPRLAAFRDEWRAREPSWFNAPVRTFEGEDIELLIVGLAPGLRGANRTGRPFTGDYAGDLLYSTLIARGLAAGRFEARPDDGLRLVRTAITNAVRCVPPENKPTPAEINTCRPFLTGTIAGYAGLKAVVALGRIAHDSFLKAVGVPGSRHAFAHGAEHLLPGGLTLFDSYHCSRYNTNTGRLTPAMFHAVFDRVVAHLGPAA
- a CDS encoding NYN domain-containing protein, which translates into the protein MLRSPKDPLSFDSREKIALFIDGANLYGTAKTLGFDIDYRRLLEEFKSRGYLLRAYYYTALVEDQEYSSIRPLIDWLDYNGYKVVTKPVKEFVDQTGRRKVKGNMDIELAVDAMEAVEHVDHFVLFSGDGDFRSLVEAIQRRGRKVSVVSTLTTQPPMIADDLRRQADHFIELAHLESRIGRDPGERAARAAERQDRFARDADPEDI
- the rpoZ gene encoding DNA-directed RNA polymerase subunit omega, producing the protein MARVTVEDCIDKVENRFELVLLASHRSRMISSGSPLTIDRDNDKNPVCALREIADESIQPEDLKEDLIHSLQKYVEVDEPESEIVPLVASGGADPDDDTNPSFDRISEEELLKALEGLVPPEKTEDI
- a CDS encoding RelA/SpoT family protein, with the translated sequence MMRQYELVERVMRYNPNADEALLNKAYVYAMQKHGAQKRASGDPYISHPLEVAAILTNMRLDDATIAVALLHDTIEDTDATRAEIDQMFGVEIGKLVDGLTKIKRLDLITRRAKQAENFRKLLLAVADDVRVLLVKLADRLHNMRTLHFMSGDKRGRIAEETMEIYAPLAGRMGMQAMREELEDLAFRNLNPEAAATIGERLDALSKRNEGLIGEIEADLTRRLTEHGIAAEVKGRQKRPYSIFSKMQRKSVAFEQLSDIYGFRVLVPAVEDCYRALGVVHTTWPTVPGRFKDYISTPKQNDYRSLHTTVVGPSRQRVELQIRTPEMHRVAEYGIAAHALYKDGKTGGRNITKGTEESRAYEWLRRTIDLLSEGDTPEEFLENTKLELFHDQVFCFTPKGRLIALPRGATPIDFAYAVHTDVGNTCVGCKINGRVMPLMTTLANGDEVEIVRSKAQTPPAAWEQIAVTGKARAAIRRATREAVRRQYGGLGRHILERAFERAGRPLSADLLEGAVARLGQSNMADLLAAVGRGEVNSEDVLKAVHPDYQIDPDLARHRAARSVATSDGMPVGEEGKSASLPIRGLEGDLPVRFAPDGGAVPGDRIVGILTPGEGVTIYPIQSPSLKAFDDEPDRWFDVRWEIDPDSNERFPARIMVSAINEPGSLANIAQAVGETHGNIDNIKMVRRGNDAHDMMIDLEVFDLKHLNRIISQVRVLPTVTNVVRVNG
- the pyrE gene encoding orotate phosphoribosyltransferase; this translates as MTRDEVLGVFRSCGAILEGHFILSSGLRSPVFLQKARVFMHPPATETLCKALAERVRAEVPGPIDYLIGPAVGGIIPAYETARHMGVPAVWVEREDGKFRLRRFEVAPGSRVVIIEDIVTTGLSIRETVEAARAIGLEVVAAACLIDRSAGKADVGVPLVALAQYEVPAYSPDALPPELAAIPAVKPGSRGLA